The following are from one region of the Alicyclobacillus fastidiosus genome:
- a CDS encoding extracellular solute-binding protein, which produces MKTRVLITNSAAVLLALTSVTACGSANGGGGNGSNPKITLTMYDWTNSSQTYLNFINNDVIAQFEKQHPNIKIVYDEMKDPSSTDEQQMTAGGGPDIVLMDGPSESMLYAKAGWLVPLNQYAKQYGWDKMYDSWALSTEQWKGSLYALPVEDEIITMYYNKSMFQKYGWKVPTNWNEFTSLMQSIQSKGIIPISFGDSDNAMENEWPASILMTAGLTRTQYRDVLMGKLPWNSPAVENAFNKYLYIWNQGWIQNKEAYAITDTDAINLFTSQKAAITLSGTWQVGSWMQQAPPTFQYGNMAMPGWFDGIAPSYPVGVGTTIGINAHSKHQAAAAEFINWFYSKQHIQQQLSTLAQLSPVQGLSVAGANPHLQDQYNELQTAFKEGNYGYTAYTQWSPDVDTYMWQHFEDLEIGKTSVSDFLNKLEQLQKQDDQKGLVLNIQ; this is translated from the coding sequence ATGAAGACGCGGGTGCTCATCACCAATTCGGCCGCCGTACTTCTGGCGCTCACTTCTGTAACCGCATGTGGCAGCGCAAATGGGGGCGGCGGCAATGGTTCCAATCCCAAGATCACGCTGACGATGTACGACTGGACGAATTCCTCACAAACTTATCTCAACTTTATCAATAATGACGTGATCGCTCAGTTCGAGAAGCAGCATCCGAACATCAAAATTGTGTACGACGAAATGAAAGATCCGTCGTCCACCGATGAACAACAGATGACTGCCGGAGGTGGGCCGGACATCGTGTTGATGGATGGCCCCTCAGAAAGTATGTTGTACGCTAAGGCAGGTTGGCTTGTACCTCTCAATCAATATGCCAAGCAATATGGTTGGGATAAAATGTATGACAGTTGGGCGCTTTCTACGGAACAGTGGAAGGGAAGTCTGTATGCGCTGCCAGTAGAGGATGAGATCATTACAATGTACTACAATAAATCGATGTTCCAGAAGTATGGCTGGAAAGTGCCGACGAACTGGAACGAGTTTACGTCCCTGATGCAGTCCATCCAGTCGAAGGGGATTATCCCCATTTCCTTTGGCGATTCGGACAACGCGATGGAAAACGAATGGCCTGCGAGTATCCTCATGACTGCAGGGCTGACCAGGACGCAGTACCGCGATGTTCTGATGGGAAAATTACCATGGAATAGTCCTGCCGTAGAAAACGCTTTCAACAAATATTTGTACATCTGGAACCAGGGATGGATTCAAAACAAGGAGGCGTACGCCATTACGGATACGGACGCCATCAACCTGTTTACGTCCCAAAAAGCAGCCATCACGCTGTCGGGTACGTGGCAGGTGGGAAGCTGGATGCAGCAGGCCCCGCCGACATTCCAATATGGCAACATGGCGATGCCTGGCTGGTTTGACGGGATTGCCCCCTCGTACCCCGTCGGCGTTGGAACCACCATCGGCATCAATGCGCATTCCAAGCATCAGGCTGCCGCTGCCGAGTTCATCAATTGGTTCTATAGCAAGCAACACATTCAACAACAACTCAGTACTTTGGCGCAATTGTCCCCAGTTCAAGGGCTCAGTGTCGCTGGCGCCAATCCCCATCTACAGGACCAATACAACGAGTTGCAGACCGCGTTCAAGGAGGGGAATTACGGGTACACCGCCTACACTCAGTGGTCGCCAGACGTTGACACATACATGTGGCAACATTTTGAAGACCTTGAGATAGGGAAGACGAGTGTGAGTGACTTCCTGAACAAGCTTGAACAATTGCAAAAACAGGATGACCAAAAGGGGCTTGTCTTGAATATTCAGTAG
- a CDS encoding sugar ABC transporter permease, whose translation MQAKKKRTAAASSPRPGPRWKRAVVPLLFLLPVMLFNLVVVSGPALGTVALSFTNWTGFNAPKFIGFENYRQLFSDQTFYAAMVNNLQWLVIFCTLPIVSALFVAILISKIRRGKVFFRVIFFLPYTLSTVLVSEIWSWIYDPLQGINTLLQKLGLHHLSYWLGDTHIVIYCIAAAAMWQGWGFLLVIFMSALTQLDPSIEEAAKIEGAGSFQQLWYVTLPQLRSTIMLVLMLSVIGSFTVFDYVFIMTNGGPANASQVVGTYMYQEALYNQAPGYASSIALMLGLFAFLVIGAFAILRKRGWEI comes from the coding sequence GTGCAAGCGAAGAAGAAGAGGACCGCGGCTGCATCGTCCCCGAGGCCAGGGCCGAGGTGGAAGCGTGCCGTCGTTCCTCTTTTATTTTTGTTGCCTGTCATGCTGTTCAATTTGGTCGTCGTGAGTGGGCCGGCACTCGGGACGGTGGCGCTGTCGTTTACAAATTGGACTGGATTCAACGCACCAAAGTTTATCGGGTTCGAAAACTACCGACAATTATTCAGCGACCAAACGTTTTATGCAGCGATGGTTAACAACCTTCAATGGCTGGTCATTTTTTGTACTCTTCCTATCGTCAGTGCCTTATTTGTGGCGATTCTGATCTCGAAAATACGGAGAGGGAAAGTGTTTTTCCGAGTGATCTTCTTCCTGCCATATACCCTGTCTACGGTATTGGTGTCGGAAATATGGAGTTGGATTTACGATCCGCTTCAGGGTATCAACACACTACTCCAGAAACTTGGTCTTCATCACCTGTCCTACTGGCTTGGCGACACGCACATCGTCATTTATTGCATCGCGGCAGCGGCGATGTGGCAAGGCTGGGGATTTCTGCTCGTCATCTTTATGTCCGCCTTAACGCAGTTAGATCCGTCCATTGAAGAGGCGGCGAAGATTGAAGGCGCTGGTAGCTTTCAACAGTTGTGGTACGTGACCTTGCCCCAATTGCGCTCAACGATCATGCTTGTGCTCATGTTGAGTGTCATCGGATCGTTTACGGTCTTTGATTACGTGTTTATCATGACGAACGGCGGACCTGCCAATGCATCACAGGTGGTCGGCACGTACATGTATCAGGAGGCGCTTTATAATCAGGCACCTGGGTATGCCAGTTCGATTGCGCTCATGTTGGGCCTGTTCGCGTTTTTGGTGATCGGAGCCTTTGCAATCCTGCGGAAACGGGGATGGGAAATTTGA
- a CDS encoding carbohydrate ABC transporter permease: MKTIRSFMSYGLLILLSLAIAAPLILLIFNSFKTESEFQANPFGLPTTWTFTNIASAWVQGNYAHAYLNTFIVAAVTIVVVLFSSGLGAYALATLRFKWSTSFMAYLLFTMMVPSGMFLVPIFFMWQRFHLMNTLVGLVIVYCGIFMAFNVFLIRSYFVNIPMEIRESGLVDGASEFSVFFRIFVPMSKPVFFTAALILVVWTWNEFFYANALLLNQNIKTVSLSYLAFTGRFTQNWTLISAGGLISILPILILYLFLQRRFIQGILEGSLK, from the coding sequence TTGAAGACGATTCGCAGTTTCATGTCGTATGGCCTTCTGATATTGCTGTCTTTAGCCATCGCCGCTCCGCTGATCCTACTGATTTTCAACTCCTTTAAGACGGAGTCGGAATTTCAGGCAAATCCATTTGGCCTGCCGACCACTTGGACGTTTACGAACATCGCGAGTGCGTGGGTACAGGGAAACTATGCGCACGCGTATTTGAATACATTTATCGTGGCGGCTGTGACGATTGTCGTGGTCCTCTTCTCGTCTGGATTAGGCGCTTATGCATTAGCCACGCTTCGCTTTAAATGGTCGACTTCATTTATGGCATATCTCTTGTTTACGATGATGGTTCCGTCAGGCATGTTTCTGGTACCCATCTTCTTCATGTGGCAGCGCTTTCACTTGATGAACACGCTGGTTGGTTTAGTGATTGTCTATTGCGGGATCTTCATGGCGTTCAACGTATTTCTCATCCGTTCGTATTTCGTTAACATTCCGATGGAGATTCGAGAGAGTGGATTGGTCGACGGTGCAAGTGAATTCAGTGTGTTCTTTCGCATCTTTGTGCCAATGTCGAAGCCCGTGTTTTTTACGGCGGCCTTGATCCTGGTCGTTTGGACATGGAATGAATTCTTTTATGCAAATGCGCTACTGCTCAACCAAAACATCAAGACGGTCTCGTTGAGCTATCTGGCGTTCACCGGGCGATTTACGCAAAATTGGACGCTGATTTCCGCCGGTGGCCTGATTTCCATATTGCCTATCCTGATCTTGTATCTATTCTTACAGCGGCGTTTCATACAAGGGATTCTCGAAGGCAGTTTGAAATAA